CATATAGGATGTTCCTAGATATTCCTTACAAATTACAGTTATTGCTATACATATTATAGTTATACCAATAATTGCTATGCCACCAATTTTGTAAACGTCACGAATTTCTTTTATTATTCTTGAAATTCCACTTGCTGTTGAATCTATTGATTTGTGATTTACTGCCATTGTTCTCTCCTTAATTGGTAATTCGAGTTAGTTTCTATTTTTTAAGAAAAACCTTTAACTATGTCCGGATCGGCGAACGCCGCGTGGAGCTGCTCCGCCTTCTCCCGCGGCGAGGGGAGAGTTTCGGGGAACTGCGGGTTGACGACGTTGAAGCCGAGCGCCGACAGTTGCCGGAGGCCGGCGGCAAAGTCGCGTTTTTTCCGGATCAGGTAGCTGGGGGTGATGATGAAGACGTTCTTCAAGGGAAAATCTCCGTGATGTCGGACATTTTGTTCAATTCTGTAACCATACTTAAAATTGGCCTTCAAGACATCAAGAAAATAGGATATTGCTGGGGAGCAGTGATGGTTCAGGACCTTTAAAGCAGACATCGCCGGTGGCGACCGGCAGCGCCTTCCTTTTCTTGCTTGTCCAAGAAAAGGAAGCAAAAGAAGGACACCCCAACCTCAGCCACCCGACGATCGGGTGCCCTCGCTGCGCGATCTTTTCATCCTGCGCTCACCCTGTTCGCCACACCGCAAGATGAAAAATCGCTTGTTCGGTGGCTTCACATGGGGCCCCGGGATAAGCAGTTGATAAAGACCTTACAGATTTCTTCGGTTTTTGATCTTCGCCTTTCGTCCCATGGCATAGCGCCGGGAGCGGCTGGATTAAAACCGATCAGCTGCGCGAACTGTCTGAGCGTAGCGAGTTTTCGCGCAGCCGGTTTTCATCTTGCCGCTGCCGGGAACCTGCTCAGCAGGCGCGGAGAGTTGGGACACGCCCTTTTCTGCATACTCTTTTGGAGCGAGCAAAAGAGTATGGCGGAGTCCGGGCCCGCGAGCCCGGGATTTTGGCCTTTTAAATCATAAGAAAGGTCATTGCAAATCGGAGGTTGCCAAAAGAACTGTATAACGTCACCATGGACAAAGATGACACCTTTCAAACGACTTCAATCGATACTTTTCATCCTTTGCCTGCTCCCCGGCCTTGCCCCGGCGGCCGACTCGGCTCTGGTCAACCTCGGCCGCTGGAGCGATGCCGAACTGGCGCGGATCATCACGGCGGCACACCGGCTTGAGTCGCCGGGTGAGCAGATCGTGGCCATCTCCAGCCACTTCCTCGCGACCCCCTATGTCGCGCACAGCCTGGTCGGCGGGCCGCGGACCGCGGAGCGGCTGGTCATCAACCTGGCGGGGTTCGACTGTTTTACCTTCCTTGACACGGTTGAAGCCCTGCGTCGCGCAGCGGACCCGGCCGATTTCCCCGTACAGCTGCGACAGGTCCGTTATCGCGGCGGCAAGGTGGCCTATGAGAACCGGCGACACTTTTTCAGCGACTGGGTCGCCGTAGCCGGTACGGAGATTGACGATGTGACCGCAACCGTGGGGCAGGGCAGGTCCCGGGTTGTCGTCAAGCAGCTCAATCTCAAGGATGACGGTGGTCGTTGGCTGCCGGGGATTTCCGTCACGCGGCGGGAGATCGTCTATATCCCTGCGGGCAGCATTGACGGCAACCTCCTGGCAGCCCTGCAGGCGGGCGATTATGTCGGCATCTACAGCGATAAGGCGGGGCTCGATGTCAGCCATACCGGGCTGCTGGTGAAGAAGGGACAGCGTTTCCTGCTGCGCCATGCCTCCTCGCGCGATGGTGTCAGGCGGGTCGTGGATGTCGATCTGCCGGAGTACCTGCGGGGAAAACCGGGGCTGGTGGTCTACCGCGCCAGGACGCCGGCTTTTTCATCAACTCTGCGTTGCAGGCCCGCTTCGCTTGTGCGACGTAGCTGCCGCTACGCCTCCGCGCTCATCGAGACTGCGCCTTGATTTGATAAAAAATTCAGCGTCTTGTAGCTGTGGTGTGGAATTGGCCGACTGTGTTGTCAGAGCGTCGGCTCATTCGGCCAGTACGAACCTGCCGTTCTTGACCTGGACCATCACCATCGAATCGACGCCCAGGCCGTTGTGGTCCTGCGGGGTGATGTTGTAGGTGCCGGAAACCCCGACGTAGCCCCTGGTGTTCTCAATCGCGGCACGCAGTTTTTCGGGATCGGTGCCGACCTTCTTCATCGCGTTGGCGACGATGGTGATCGCGTCCCAGGCGTAGCCGGAGTGGGTGTTGATCGGGAACTGCTTGTCGTAGCCCTTTTCCCTGTAGAGGCGGATGAACTCCTGAATGACCGGTTTCTGCGGATCACTGTCGGGCAGCTCGTCCACCACCATCAGCTTGGTCGCCGGCATCCGGTCCCCTTCGCTGGCCTTGCCGGCCAGTTCGATATATTTCGGGTCGGGCAGGCCGTGGCACTGGAAGAGCGGCAGGTCGATGCCGAGCTGGACCTTGTTCTTGGCGATGATCGATCCGGCCGGTCCGATGGTCCAGGCGATCAGCGCCTGGGGATTGGCGTTGCGGGCCTTGGTCAGCTGAGAGGTCATGTCGGTGTCGCGGGTGCCGAAGGATTCCTGGCTGACGATCTTGATGCCGTATTTGGGAGCCAGCTTCTTCATCCAGCGGGCGCCGTCCTTGCCGAAGCCGTCGGCGGCGTTCAGCAGCGCCACTTTGGTCAGGCCCTTTTTCTTCAGGTAGATGAACAGGCGCTCGACGGCGATGCTGGAGCGCTGGGGGGATTTGAACACCCAGTCAAAAGGTCCGAAACGGTCGCCGCCCATGATCACCGGGTCACCGCCCACGGTCATGAAGATCGGCACTCGGCCCTTGTGGACGACCTTCTTGACGCTCATGCCGGTGTCGGTCAGGGTCGGTCCGATGATCGCCCTGACATGCTCCTTGTAGATGAATTTCCTGGCGATGGATGTCGCCTTGGTCGGGTTGGCTTCGGTGTCGGCGAGGACCAGCTGCAGCTTTTTACCGTTGATGCCGCCCTCGGCATTGATCTTGTCGACCACCATCTCGGCGACCAGTCTGGTCGGGGTGCCGATGAAGGCGGCGCGCCCGGACTGATCGAAGAAGGCGCCGATCTTGATGCTGTCAGCGGCCAGCAGCGGCGTTGCCGTCAGCAGCAGGGCGATCAGGATTCCCGTCATTCTTTTCATTGCAGATCTCCTTTTCAAAAAAATTCAATTAAACCGGAATCAACGAGTTGGCTGCCGGTGAACAACCCGGCCTGTCAATACCATAGCCCAGCCGCCGAAGTTAAACAATCTCATCCTGGATCCGGGTATCGAACACCCGCCGGCTTTTTCGTTCCGAGCGGGGCAGCTCCCCGTAGTCGACCAGTTCAATGTCCACCGAGACCAGCAACTGTTTCTTGATCTGGTGGACGGCCTCGTGGATCAGTTCCGCGCCCCGCTCCCGGCTGACCCCCTCGGCCCGTTCGACAACCAGACGCATATGGTCGCGTCCCGAACTTTCACCGCGGGTGAGGTGGATCTGGTATTCCGACCCCAGGCCGGGGACCGCGGAGAGGATGGTTTCGATGCTTG
This region of Geothermobacter hydrogeniphilus genomic DNA includes:
- a CDS encoding LD-carboxypeptidase; translation: MKNVFIITPSYLIRKKRDFAAGLRQLSALGFNVVNPQFPETLPSPREKAEQLHAAFADPDIVKGFS
- a CDS encoding ABC transporter substrate-binding protein, encoding MKRMTGILIALLLTATPLLAADSIKIGAFFDQSGRAAFIGTPTRLVAEMVVDKINAEGGINGKKLQLVLADTEANPTKATSIARKFIYKEHVRAIIGPTLTDTGMSVKKVVHKGRVPIFMTVGGDPVIMGGDRFGPFDWVFKSPQRSSIAVERLFIYLKKKGLTKVALLNAADGFGKDGARWMKKLAPKYGIKIVSQESFGTRDTDMTSQLTKARNANPQALIAWTIGPAGSIIAKNKVQLGIDLPLFQCHGLPDPKYIELAGKASEGDRMPATKLMVVDELPDSDPQKPVIQEFIRLYREKGYDKQFPINTHSGYAWDAITIVANAMKKVGTDPEKLRAAIENTRGYVGVSGTYNITPQDHNGLGVDSMVMVQVKNGRFVLAE
- a CDS encoding N-acetylmuramoyl-L-alanine amidase-like domain-containing protein, encoding MTPFKRLQSILFILCLLPGLAPAADSALVNLGRWSDAELARIITAAHRLESPGEQIVAISSHFLATPYVAHSLVGGPRTAERLVINLAGFDCFTFLDTVEALRRAADPADFPVQLRQVRYRGGKVAYENRRHFFSDWVAVAGTEIDDVTATVGQGRSRVVVKQLNLKDDGGRWLPGISVTRREIVYIPAGSIDGNLLAALQAGDYVGIYSDKAGLDVSHTGLLVKKGQRFLLRHASSRDGVRRVVDVDLPEYLRGKPGLVVYRARTPAFSSTLRCRPASLVRRSCRYASALIETAP